A single region of the Deltaproteobacteria bacterium genome encodes:
- a CDS encoding butyryl-CoA:acetate CoA-transferase, producing MKTSPRARRITTNNNLGNIPAPVPGGASPVLKLVPGTRTAETGQYREKLITPEQAARLVHSGNRIFYGEFILFPKTIDEALARRMAELHDVEIRGTCFTETPKVAEADPHQEHVSLGDWHFGTVSRRLHDQNLCYYVPLTYHQAPRIIRKYHDYDVVFLTVAPMDARGYFNFGVCNSLTCSVLSKAKTIVVEVSDSVPYCLGGNQESIHISRVDHIVEGKNEPLREIAAPKPTDVDNAIARHIMTEIEDGACIQLGIGGLPNVIGRMIAESDLRDIGIHTEMLVDSCVDLYSAGRATGARKKIDTYKMTYTFAMGTRKLYDFLDHNPSCASYPVNYVNDPRVIAVNDKVIAVNNAIEVDLFSQVCSESIGPAHKSGTGGQLDFIFGAFQSHGGKGFICLSSTHTDRDGTVHSRITPTLRPGSIVTVPRSIVHYVVTEYGIALLKGKSTWERAESLINIAHPRFREELIRRAEEMKIWKRSNRKAQ from the coding sequence ATGAAAACCAGCCCACGGGCGCGACGCATCACCACAAACAATAACCTCGGAAACATCCCGGCACCGGTCCCCGGCGGGGCATCCCCTGTTCTGAAACTGGTGCCGGGAACCCGAACGGCCGAAACGGGGCAGTACCGCGAAAAGCTGATTACACCGGAACAGGCGGCACGCCTGGTGCACTCGGGAAACCGGATCTTCTACGGTGAATTCATCCTCTTCCCGAAAACCATCGATGAGGCCCTTGCCCGTCGTATGGCAGAGCTTCACGATGTCGAAATCCGGGGAACCTGTTTCACGGAAACTCCGAAGGTCGCCGAGGCCGATCCTCACCAGGAGCATGTGAGCCTGGGAGACTGGCACTTCGGGACCGTATCGAGACGCCTTCACGACCAAAATCTCTGTTATTACGTGCCTCTGACCTATCACCAGGCACCACGGATCATCAGAAAATACCACGACTACGACGTGGTCTTTCTGACGGTGGCCCCTATGGATGCCCGGGGGTACTTCAACTTCGGCGTCTGCAATTCCCTGACCTGCTCCGTCCTGAGCAAGGCGAAGACCATCGTGGTGGAGGTCAGCGACTCCGTGCCATACTGCCTCGGAGGGAACCAGGAATCGATACACATATCCCGTGTCGATCATATTGTTGAGGGTAAAAACGAGCCCCTGCGTGAGATCGCCGCCCCGAAGCCGACGGATGTTGATAATGCCATAGCGCGGCACATCATGACTGAGATCGAGGACGGGGCGTGCATACAGCTCGGCATCGGAGGTCTCCCCAACGTGATCGGCCGGATGATCGCCGAGAGTGATCTGAGGGATATCGGCATTCACACGGAAATGCTGGTCGACTCCTGCGTCGATCTGTATAGCGCCGGCAGGGCGACGGGGGCACGGAAAAAGATAGACACCTACAAGATGACCTACACCTTTGCCATGGGAACCAGAAAACTCTATGATTTCCTTGATCATAATCCATCATGTGCGTCCTATCCGGTCAATTACGTGAACGATCCCCGGGTGATTGCCGTGAACGACAAGGTGATTGCCGTCAATAACGCCATAGAGGTAGACCTCTTCAGCCAGGTCTGTTCCGAATCCATCGGGCCGGCTCACAAGTCCGGAACGGGAGGACAGCTCGATTTTATCTTCGGCGCCTTTCAGTCCCATGGCGGCAAAGGATTCATCTGCCTCAGCTCGACCCATACCGATCGTGACGGAACGGTTCATTCCCGCATCACACCGACCCTGAGGCCCGGTTCGATCGTCACCGTCCCCCGGTCGATCGTACATTACGTCGTCACGGAATACGGCATCGCCCTGCTCAAGGGAAAGTCGACCTGGGAACGGGCCGAATCCTTGATCAATATCGCCCATCCGCGGTTCAGGGAAGAACTCATCCGCCGGGCGGAAGAAATGAAGATATGGAAGAGAAGCAATCGAAAAGCCCAATAG
- the mobB gene encoding molybdopterin-guanine dinucleotide biosynthesis protein B, whose translation MKGTIPILSIVGRSNSGKTTLIEKLVRRLVGEGYRVATIKHNRGGFDIDHEGKDSWRHKQAGARMTVLASPGRVAVIEDVGRDLSIGELRERYVHDVDIIIVEGFKANPYPKIEVSRSVTGQELLCSVDDNLIGVATDRPVVPGMTRFDIDDIEPLFEHIVDLFLTE comes from the coding sequence GTGAAGGGAACGATTCCGATCCTGTCCATTGTCGGCAGGTCAAATTCGGGCAAGACCACCCTGATCGAAAAACTGGTCAGGCGGCTGGTGGGAGAAGGGTACCGGGTGGCGACCATCAAGCACAACCGGGGTGGTTTCGATATCGATCACGAAGGAAAGGACAGCTGGCGCCACAAACAGGCGGGGGCGAGAATGACCGTGCTCGCGTCACCCGGCAGGGTCGCCGTTATTGAAGATGTGGGACGGGACCTTTCGATCGGTGAACTGCGGGAGCGGTATGTTCATGACGTGGATATCATCATTGTGGAAGGATTCAAGGCGAACCCCTATCCAAAAATAGAGGTGTCCCGTTCGGTGACGGGACAGGAACTGCTCTGTTCCGTCGACGACAACCTCATCGGCGTGGCGACCGACCGGCCCGTTGTTCCGGGGATGACCCGTTTTGATATTGATGACATTGAACCCCTGTTCGAGCATATCGTGGATCTTTTTCTGACGGAGTGA
- a CDS encoding DUF4198 domain-containing protein translates to MKKMFSIILLTAALMFVMVSGATAHFGMLIPTKQVLSSEDAKNVQIHAMFAHPFEQSGMNLEKPARFGVFFNGQTTDILDDLKPATFMGGKSWSVTYPVKRPGVYQFFMVPKPYWEPAEDCYIVHYTKVILSAFGLEDGWDEEIGLKTEIVPLTRPFGLYAGNVFQGIVKIKGKPVPYAEVEVELYNGSDGVSYTAPNESLITQVIKADQNGVFTYAAPCAGWWGFAALGMDDTQIKGKDVEIGAVIWVKFENMR, encoded by the coding sequence ATGAAAAAAATGTTCAGCATTATTCTCTTAACGGCCGCGTTGATGTTCGTCATGGTCTCGGGCGCGACGGCCCACTTCGGCATGCTTATTCCCACGAAGCAGGTTTTGTCATCGGAGGACGCAAAAAATGTCCAGATCCATGCCATGTTCGCTCACCCCTTCGAGCAATCCGGCATGAACCTTGAGAAGCCGGCCCGCTTTGGTGTGTTCTTCAACGGCCAAACGACGGATATTCTCGATGACCTGAAGCCCGCGACGTTCATGGGTGGAAAATCCTGGAGCGTCACGTACCCCGTGAAGCGTCCCGGCGTGTACCAGTTCTTCATGGTACCAAAGCCCTACTGGGAACCCGCCGAGGACTGCTATATCGTGCATTATACAAAGGTCATACTCAGTGCCTTCGGTCTTGAAGACGGCTGGGACGAGGAAATCGGGCTGAAAACGGAAATCGTTCCTCTGACAAGGCCCTTCGGCCTCTATGCGGGCAATGTCTTTCAGGGTATCGTCAAGATCAAGGGAAAGCCCGTGCCGTACGCGGAAGTAGAGGTGGAGCTCTATAACGGCAGCGATGGCGTGAGCTATACAGCGCCGAACGAGTCCCTGATAACCCAGGTCATCAAGGCCGATCAGAACGGGGTGTTCACCTACGCCGCCCCGTGCGCCGGATGGTGGGGATTCGCCGCGCTGGGAATGGATGATACCCAGATAAAGGGCAAGGATGTTGAGATCGGCGCCGTCATCTGGGTCAAGTTTGAAAACATGAGATAA
- a CDS encoding cytochrome c biogenesis protein ResB: MDIITTTLGGTDGMGKSIYNFLASVRLTIVLFLTLAVASIFGTIIQQGLPLERYETLYSPRMFSILEFFDLFDMYHSWWFISLLVLLAMNITACTIQRIPAIRRQIAREAREADDSVFTDSRTRIAIHSDDPLPVIEERTISFLKAFGPSPRITRRDGKMYFFCERWRWAKLGMPLVHLSVLLILGGALIGTIWGFTGSMTLIEGQESNMIFRSGDDDGVTLDFSVRCDRFTVDFYPSGMPRVFKTDVTILENEKPVLSDSIQVNHPLFYRGLKFHQSTYELAAVKDFTIDARDQRTGENHRLTVLPMKKASLPGVDASIAVGRFVPNFEGQGPAVLAVYIEPGTPHQIFWLPRNRPSQAGATGDFIFTFEDFDGLYYSGLQIRKDPGVNIVRAGFILIVVGVALSLMVSRQRMWVRVETGEGGSRITVAAQADRNAAAFEERIREKARKAGLA; this comes from the coding sequence ATGGATATTATCACCACAACACTCGGGGGAACGGATGGAATGGGTAAGAGCATTTACAACTTTCTGGCTTCAGTGAGACTGACCATCGTCCTCTTTCTCACGCTGGCCGTCGCATCCATCTTCGGAACCATCATCCAACAGGGCCTGCCGCTTGAACGGTATGAAACGTTGTACAGCCCCCGGATGTTCTCCATTCTTGAGTTCTTCGATCTCTTCGACATGTACCATTCATGGTGGTTCATCTCTCTCCTGGTGCTGCTCGCCATGAACATAACAGCCTGCACGATCCAGCGCATCCCGGCGATTCGGCGGCAGATCGCGCGTGAAGCACGCGAGGCGGACGACTCGGTATTCACCGACTCCCGGACCAGAATCGCCATTCACAGCGATGACCCTCTTCCGGTAATCGAAGAGCGGACGATCTCTTTTCTGAAAGCCTTCGGCCCGTCTCCCCGGATCACCCGGAGGGACGGGAAAATGTACTTCTTCTGTGAGCGATGGCGGTGGGCGAAGCTGGGAATGCCGCTGGTTCACCTGAGTGTCCTGCTTATCCTTGGAGGGGCCCTGATCGGAACGATCTGGGGCTTCACCGGCTCGATGACGCTCATCGAGGGGCAGGAATCGAATATGATCTTCCGTTCCGGTGATGACGACGGCGTGACCCTTGATTTCAGCGTGCGCTGCGACCGTTTCACCGTGGATTTCTATCCGTCGGGAATGCCCCGGGTGTTCAAAACGGACGTGACGATACTTGAAAATGAAAAGCCCGTTCTCTCGGATTCGATTCAGGTCAACCACCCGCTCTTCTATCGCGGCCTGAAGTTCCATCAATCCACTTACGAGCTCGCCGCCGTCAAAGATTTCACCATCGACGCCCGGGATCAGAGGACCGGCGAGAACCATCGGCTCACGGTACTTCCCATGAAGAAGGCCTCTCTTCCCGGCGTCGACGCCAGTATCGCGGTGGGCCGGTTCGTTCCCAATTTCGAGGGACAGGGCCCGGCGGTCCTGGCCGTGTATATCGAACCCGGAACCCCCCACCAGATCTTCTGGCTTCCGCGCAACAGACCATCACAGGCCGGCGCGACGGGGGATTTCATCTTCACCTTCGAAGATTTTGACGGCCTGTACTATTCGGGCCTGCAGATACGGAAAGATCCCGGTGTCAACATCGTCAGGGCGGGCTTCATTCTCATCGTCGTGGGCGTTGCGTTGAGCCTCATGGTGAGCCGGCAGCGTATGTGGGTGCGCGTCGAAACGGGTGAAGGAGGATCACGGATAACCGTGGCGGCACAGGCGGACAGAAACGCGGCCGCCTTTGAGGAGCGGATCCGGGAAAAGGCGCGGAAGGCGGGTCTGGCATAA
- a CDS encoding response regulator transcription factor yields the protein MSITILLADDHKIVRDGLRTLIENERDMEVVAEAEDGRMAVKLAKKLNPNIIIMDITMPDLNGIDATRAIIEEAPGVKVIALSMHSDRRFVSGMLEAGASGYLLKDSAFDELARAVRAVVDNQIYLSPKIADIVVRRFVSKSASTERSAFTELTKREREVLQLIAEGVSTKDIAARLNLSVKTVETHRANIMEKLDIHSLSELVKYAIREGLTTLET from the coding sequence ATGAGCATAACGATTCTCCTGGCAGATGACCATAAAATAGTGAGGGACGGACTCAGGACCCTGATCGAGAACGAGCGGGACATGGAAGTAGTGGCCGAGGCCGAGGACGGCCGCATGGCCGTCAAGCTCGCAAAGAAATTGAACCCGAATATCATCATTATGGACATTACCATGCCTGATCTGAACGGTATTGACGCCACCCGGGCGATCATAGAAGAAGCCCCCGGGGTAAAGGTGATCGCCCTGTCGATGCATTCGGACCGGCGTTTCGTATCGGGCATGCTCGAGGCCGGCGCATCGGGGTACCTGCTGAAAGACAGCGCCTTTGACGAGCTCGCCCGGGCCGTCCGAGCCGTCGTCGATAATCAGATATACCTGAGTCCCAAAATCGCCGATATCGTGGTACGGCGCTTTGTCAGCAAGTCAGCAAGCACGGAGCGGTCGGCCTTTACGGAATTGACCAAACGTGAGCGCGAGGTGCTGCAGCTGATCGCCGAGGGTGTCAGCACGAAAGATATCGCCGCCCGGCTGAACCTGAGCGTCAAGACGGTGGAGACACACCGGGCGAACATCATGGAAAAGCTGGACATACATTCCCTCTCTGAACTCGTGAAATACGCCATTCGCGAGGGGCTGACCACGCTGGAGACCTGA
- a CDS encoding sigma 54-interacting transcriptional regulator translates to MSSMEDRNGRKERDIILDSITDGVFTVDHRWRITSFNRAAEEITGVSREDAVGQLCKDVLKADVCEGECVLRQTLETGEPIVDRTVHIVNAEGEQIPISISTALLRDADGTVIGAVETFRDITDVEKLRKKIEQKYTFEDIISKNHRMFQLFSMLPDIAESESTVLIEGESGTGKELFARAVHNLSPRRNGPFVTVNCGAIPDTLLESELFGYKAGAFTDAKRDKPGRFRRAQGGTIFLDEIGDISPALQVRLLQVLQDRTYEPLGSVASETADVRIIAATNRNLQELVKKGTFREDLFYRIHVIALSLPPLRDRKEDIPLLIDHFIKTFNSLQNKRIAGITDEALACLMSYDYPGNVRELENIIERSFVLCKSTHIQREHLPEPICSTGEISYADHSEAMSLGEMEAVFLTNALRRNNWNRLKTARELGMHKSTLYRKIRSLGITIPGRKIK, encoded by the coding sequence ATGAGCAGTATGGAAGACAGGAACGGCAGGAAGGAACGGGATATCATCCTTGATTCGATCACCGATGGCGTCTTTACCGTCGATCACCGGTGGCGGATCACCTCTTTCAACCGGGCGGCCGAGGAGATCACCGGTGTGTCCCGGGAGGATGCTGTGGGGCAGCTCTGCAAGGACGTGCTGAAGGCCGACGTCTGTGAAGGGGAGTGCGTTCTGCGACAGACCCTGGAAACGGGGGAGCCCATCGTCGACCGTACCGTTCATATCGTCAATGCCGAGGGAGAGCAGATCCCGATCAGCATTTCAACGGCGCTGCTGCGGGATGCCGACGGTACCGTGATCGGTGCCGTCGAGACCTTCCGGGATATCACCGACGTCGAAAAGCTGCGCAAGAAGATCGAGCAGAAGTATACCTTTGAAGACATCATATCGAAGAACCACCGGATGTTTCAGCTTTTCAGCATGCTTCCCGATATCGCCGAGAGTGAGAGCACCGTATTGATCGAGGGAGAAAGCGGAACGGGAAAGGAGCTCTTCGCACGGGCGGTCCATAATCTGAGCCCTCGAAGGAACGGTCCCTTTGTGACGGTCAATTGCGGTGCCATCCCCGATACCCTCCTTGAATCGGAACTCTTCGGATACAAGGCCGGTGCCTTCACCGATGCAAAGCGGGACAAACCGGGACGGTTCAGGCGGGCCCAGGGCGGGACCATTTTTCTTGATGAAATAGGAGATATTTCGCCGGCCCTGCAGGTTCGCCTTCTGCAGGTCCTTCAGGACAGGACCTATGAACCGCTGGGTTCCGTGGCAAGCGAAACGGCCGATGTCCGGATCATCGCCGCGACGAACAGAAACCTCCAGGAACTGGTGAAAAAAGGGACCTTCAGGGAGGACCTGTTCTACCGGATCCATGTGATCGCCCTGTCATTGCCGCCGCTGCGCGATAGAAAGGAAGACATCCCTCTTCTGATCGATCATTTCATCAAAACCTTCAATTCACTGCAGAACAAGAGGATCGCCGGCATCACCGACGAGGCGCTTGCATGCCTGATGTCTTATGATTATCCGGGCAATGTCAGGGAACTGGAGAACATCATCGAGCGGTCCTTTGTCCTGTGCAAATCAACTCATATACAGCGGGAGCACCTGCCCGAACCGATCTGCAGCACCGGTGAGATCAGCTATGCCGACCATTCCGAGGCCATGTCGCTCGGAGAAATGGAGGCTGTGTTCCTCACGAACGCGCTGCGGAGGAACAACTGGAACCGCTTGAAGACCGCCCGGGAACTGGGCATGCACAAGAGCACCCTCTACAGGAAAATAAGATCGCTGGGCATCACCATACCGGGAAGAAAAATTAAGTGA
- a CDS encoding DUF364 domain-containing protein — translation MLQTGHIASALFDLLSERAENTTIQDVRIGLGYAGVRIAEGRLGLAAILRNELRRGCSLLDRAGTLAGSGAVELLRLVVDGRNPLEKALGLATANALSGPVEEPESDALEEMNLSPDDRVAMVGFFGPLLGRIRKRGASLDIIEKDPSMGPSSPVQERRKILGDCTIAIITATSILNDSIEEILNELNSPRHAVILGPSTPLCPEAFLGTPVTYLGGSVPRDPEKVLTIISEGGGTPAMRPCLKFVNLRLQGSDGSP, via the coding sequence ATGTTGCAGACAGGACATATAGCTTCCGCTCTTTTCGATCTCCTTTCTGAACGGGCGGAGAACACGACGATACAGGATGTACGCATCGGGCTTGGGTATGCGGGCGTCAGGATTGCGGAGGGGAGACTGGGGCTGGCGGCGATCCTGAGGAACGAGTTACGAAGGGGATGCTCCCTGCTGGACCGGGCGGGGACTCTTGCCGGGAGCGGCGCGGTGGAGTTGCTGCGTCTGGTCGTCGACGGCCGGAACCCCCTGGAAAAGGCCCTGGGCCTGGCAACGGCCAACGCCCTGTCCGGGCCGGTCGAGGAACCGGAGAGTGATGCCCTGGAGGAAATGAACCTGTCACCCGATGACCGGGTAGCAATGGTGGGATTTTTCGGTCCCCTTCTGGGACGGATACGGAAGCGTGGCGCGTCCCTGGACATTATCGAGAAGGACCCGTCCATGGGGCCTTCATCACCGGTACAGGAACGGCGGAAAATACTCGGTGACTGTACGATCGCCATTATAACGGCAACATCGATACTGAATGATTCCATCGAGGAGATCCTCAACGAGTTGAATTCCCCCCGTCATGCAGTGATCCTGGGGCCCTCGACGCCGCTGTGCCCGGAAGCTTTTCTGGGGACCCCCGTAACGTATCTCGGGGGGTCGGTTCCCCGGGATCCCGAAAAGGTTCTCACGATCATTTCCGAGGGCGGAGGAACGCCCGCCATGCGTCCCTGCCTCAAGTTCGTCAACCTTCGTCTGCAAGGAAGTGATGGGTCGCCGTGA
- the ccsB gene encoding c-type cytochrome biogenesis protein CcsB, translating to MKDTYLISIVTFVYFFSAFLFLTAFIFRSDRTNRGAAVITVIGFITQTAAIILRWVHSYHIGYGHAPLANFYESLVFFSWSITVMLLFMRKRYRGSLIGAVSCFFAFLLLAYASLSGRVAGEIEPLIPALQSNWLISHVMSSFLAYACFAISFATSIMYLVKRQEVGRFVSLLPDKELLDEVTYRMISIGFVLLTLGIVTGAAWADMAWGRYWGWDPKETWSFITWLIYGTYLHARVTRGWRGLRMSLLAIIGFAAVIFTYLGVNYILAGLHSYM from the coding sequence ATGAAGGATACCTACCTGATCAGCATCGTCACCTTTGTGTATTTCTTTTCAGCATTCCTGTTCCTGACGGCCTTCATATTCCGGAGCGATAGAACAAACAGGGGCGCGGCGGTCATCACCGTCATCGGTTTTATTACACAGACTGCCGCCATAATTCTCAGGTGGGTCCATTCCTACCATATCGGATACGGCCACGCCCCTCTGGCAAATTTCTACGAATCGCTGGTATTCTTTTCATGGTCCATCACGGTCATGCTTCTTTTCATGAGAAAACGGTACCGCGGCAGTCTGATCGGCGCCGTCTCCTGTTTCTTTGCCTTTCTGCTTCTTGCCTACGCGTCGCTGTCGGGGAGGGTCGCCGGTGAAATAGAGCCCCTGATCCCGGCACTGCAAAGCAACTGGCTGATCAGTCACGTAATGAGTTCCTTTCTCGCCTATGCCTGTTTCGCCATCTCTTTCGCCACCAGCATCATGTATCTTGTAAAGCGTCAAGAGGTCGGCCGTTTCGTTTCATTGCTCCCCGACAAGGAACTCCTTGATGAAGTGACCTATCGAATGATCTCCATCGGCTTCGTCCTCCTCACCCTGGGGATCGTGACGGGCGCGGCATGGGCCGACATGGCCTGGGGTCGTTACTGGGGATGGGACCCGAAGGAGACCTGGTCTTTCATAACCTGGCTTATTTACGGTACCTATCTGCATGCGCGGGTCACCCGGGGGTGGCGGGGACTCAGGATGTCCCTTCTGGCGATAATCGGATTCGCCGCCGTGATATTCACATATCTCGGCGTCAATTATATTCTTGCCGGCCTGCACAGCTACATGTGA
- a CDS encoding PAS domain S-box protein: MKGKPTYEELEERIQILEKRVKSYEDVKDILCESETSCCRLQESAFEGISVCEEGVIREANRAMTDITGYQTQELIGMNILSIFAPEWRDFVLYNIETASEQCYEAVCLRKDGSTLPVEIRGKNIAFMGRMQRVVSLRDVAERKQAEELYKTIAEETQAGVYVVENRKFIYLNQNAARYAGYLPHELVGKDSLFCVHRKDRKKISENLKRALENKRSLPYTYRIVTKKGDIKWMMETVTPITYSGKRLVLGNVMDVTEIREARQRMEELEELEASILDAIPHAVIGLADRRIIFANHAVQSVFGWKPEELIGEKSSRLYRTDAEYEEVGEKFYNIRDGVRTHTEEFPCRHKNGHDIICMMSASIIGDSIKDKRVVVVYEDITERKKAREKLLEYHENLRSLASELSLTEERERQFIATALHDGISQTMAVAKIKLESLEKQAASSYLAEPLKDIIKLMDQLIYDTRTLTLDLSPPVLYVLGLEAALEWLAELFQEKYTIHVQLELGEIESEIDKDISFFLFRSTQELLMNVVKHAQTGNALITMEKRGDTIILSVEDDGKGFDESDLDFSRDWSRGFGLFSIRERLDYLGGQCCIESKKGEGTRVTMVVPPLFRASKEKGYKADEHNDSPGR, encoded by the coding sequence ATGAAAGGGAAACCGACATACGAGGAACTGGAAGAACGGATACAGATACTGGAGAAACGGGTGAAATCATACGAGGATGTAAAGGATATCCTCTGTGAGAGCGAGACCAGCTGCTGCCGTCTCCAGGAATCGGCCTTTGAAGGTATCAGTGTCTGTGAAGAGGGCGTGATCCGGGAGGCGAACAGGGCCATGACCGACATTACCGGATACCAGACCCAGGAACTGATCGGAATGAACATTCTGAGCATCTTTGCGCCGGAATGGCGCGATTTCGTCCTGTACAACATCGAGACCGCCTCCGAACAGTGCTATGAGGCAGTGTGTCTGAGAAAAGACGGTTCAACCCTTCCGGTGGAGATCAGGGGAAAGAACATCGCTTTCATGGGCCGCATGCAGAGGGTCGTGTCCCTCCGTGACGTGGCGGAGCGCAAGCAAGCGGAAGAACTGTACAAGACCATCGCCGAAGAGACGCAGGCAGGCGTCTATGTCGTCGAGAACCGGAAATTCATCTACCTGAATCAGAACGCGGCACGATACGCGGGATACCTGCCCCACGAACTGGTCGGGAAAGACAGTCTCTTCTGCGTCCACAGGAAAGACAGAAAGAAGATCAGCGAAAATCTCAAGCGGGCATTGGAAAACAAGCGGTCCCTCCCCTATACCTACCGGATCGTTACCAAAAAGGGTGACATCAAGTGGATGATGGAAACGGTAACACCCATCACCTATTCCGGGAAACGCCTGGTGCTGGGAAACGTCATGGACGTGACGGAAATCCGTGAGGCCCGGCAGCGCATGGAAGAACTGGAGGAACTGGAGGCATCTATTCTTGATGCCATCCCCCACGCCGTCATCGGCCTTGCCGACCGCCGGATAATATTCGCCAATCATGCCGTTCAATCGGTATTCGGCTGGAAACCGGAGGAACTGATCGGGGAAAAGAGCAGCCGCCTCTATCGAACCGACGCCGAGTATGAGGAAGTGGGAGAAAAGTTCTACAACATCCGTGACGGGGTAAGGACCCACACGGAGGAATTCCCCTGCCGGCATAAAAACGGCCACGACATAATCTGCATGATGAGCGCATCCATCATCGGCGACAGCATCAAGGACAAACGGGTCGTCGTCGTATATGAAGACATAACGGAACGAAAGAAGGCCCGCGAAAAGCTTCTTGAATACCATGAAAACCTCCGGTCCCTGGCATCGGAACTGTCACTGACGGAAGAACGGGAGCGTCAGTTCATCGCGACGGCGCTTCACGACGGTATCAGCCAGACCATGGCAGTGGCGAAGATCAAGCTGGAAAGCCTGGAAAAGCAGGCGGCCTCGTCATACCTCGCGGAACCTCTCAAGGACATAATCAAACTGATGGACCAGTTGATATACGACACCCGGACGCTGACGCTCGATCTCAGCCCGCCCGTCCTTTACGTCCTGGGCCTGGAAGCAGCGCTGGAATGGCTTGCCGAATTGTTCCAGGAAAAGTATACTATCCACGTCCAGCTTGAATTGGGCGAGATCGAATCGGAGATTGACAAGGATATTTCCTTTTTTCTGTTCCGCAGCACCCAGGAACTGCTGATGAACGTCGTCAAGCATGCTCAAACCGGGAATGCCCTGATCACCATGGAAAAAAGGGGAGACACCATAATCCTCAGCGTTGAGGATGACGGCAAGGGATTCGACGAATCTGATCTTGACTTTTCGCGGGACTGGTCACGCGGCTTCGGTCTTTTCAGCATCCGGGAGCGGCTCGATTACCTGGGAGGCCAGTGCTGCATCGAATCAAAAAAGGGGGAGGGGACCCGGGTGACCATGGTCGTTCCCCCCTTGTTCAGAGCATCGAAAGAGAAAGGATATAAAGCGGATGAGCATAACGATTCTCCTGGCAGATGA
- the nikR gene encoding nickel-responsive transcriptional regulator NikR, producing MSELVRFGVSLEKKLLDRFDRLIRNKNYTNRSEALRDLIRAELVRKEWAGDSEVAGAITYVYDHHKRELLNRLVSIQHDYQNIIVSTQHIHLDHDNCLEVVVVRGKARNVEEVADRLRSVKGVKYGTLSMSSLGKESE from the coding sequence ATGTCTGAATTGGTTCGATTTGGTGTCTCCCTTGAAAAAAAGCTCCTCGACCGGTTCGATCGTCTCATCAGGAACAAGAATTACACGAACCGCTCGGAGGCATTGCGCGACCTGATACGGGCGGAACTGGTCCGGAAGGAATGGGCCGGGGACAGCGAGGTCGCGGGGGCCATCACCTATGTCTATGATCACCACAAGCGGGAACTTCTCAACCGTCTCGTCAGTATTCAGCATGACTATCAGAACATCATCGTCTCCACCCAGCACATCCACCTCGACCACGACAACTGCCTGGAAGTGGTCGTCGTCAGGGGGAAGGCTCGGAATGTGGAGGAAGTTGCGGACCGTTTGCGCTCGGTAAAGGGTGTCAAATATGGAACGCTGAGCATGTCAAGTCTCGGAAAAGAGTCGGAGTAG
- a CDS encoding response regulator transcription factor, whose amino-acid sequence MISLLIADSRKMVRDGIRTLVTRESDMNVVAEAVDGRTTVQRAGEYLPDAVVMDISMPDMSGLAMVRGILRASPETKVMILSLFNDRQLVSRLLEAGASAYILKDCACRELATGIRRCMCGGLYLSPGLLDMMFENPPAPHQQSGFSTP is encoded by the coding sequence ATGATCTCACTGCTCATAGCGGACAGCCGGAAGATGGTTCGCGACGGCATTCGGACGCTTGTCACCCGCGAGAGTGACATGAACGTCGTCGCGGAAGCCGTGGACGGGCGGACGACGGTCCAGCGGGCCGGAGAATACCTTCCCGACGCGGTTGTCATGGATATCAGCATGCCGGACATGAGCGGGCTTGCAATGGTACGGGGAATTCTCAGAGCGTCGCCGGAAACGAAGGTCATGATCCTATCACTTTTCAACGACCGGCAACTGGTGTCCCGGCTGCTTGAGGCGGGGGCGTCAGCTTACATCCTGAAGGACTGCGCCTGCCGGGAACTGGCAACGGGGATCCGGCGGTGCATGTGCGGCGGTCTCTACCTGAGCCCCGGCCTGCTCGATATGATGTTCGAGAATCCTCCTGCCCCGCACCAGCAATCAGGTTTTTCCACCCCTTGA